A window of the Deinococcus gobiensis I-0 genome harbors these coding sequences:
- a CDS encoding penicillin-binding protein, with protein MKGLTGRGAPLLGLLLVLGAPSAEARVRLGETLPAHPWQSAAREVVVVYTHDCGDLGPLWRDLLASGLPVRAVNAEDVPAPAPGGLTPWRGEEATTFARQLRIGEYPAVLLVNEGRILNAWEGTFAGKLD; from the coding sequence GTGAAAGGCCTGACCGGGCGCGGGGCGCCGCTGCTGGGCCTGCTGCTGGTGTTGGGGGCGCCGAGTGCCGAGGCCCGCGTGCGCCTGGGCGAGACCCTGCCTGCGCACCCCTGGCAGAGTGCGGCGCGCGAGGTGGTCGTGGTCTACACCCACGACTGCGGCGATCTGGGACCGCTGTGGCGCGACCTGCTGGCGAGCGGCCTGCCGGTCCGCGCGGTCAATGCCGAGGACGTGCCTGCCCCCGCGCCGGGCGGCCTGACCCCCTGGCGCGGCGAGGAGGCGACCACGTTCGCCCGGCAACTGCGCATCGGGGAGTACCCGGCGGTGCTGCTCGTCAACGAGGGCCGCATCCTGAACGCCTGGGAAGGGACGTTCGCGGGCAAGCTGGACTAG
- a CDS encoding [LysW]-aminoadipate kinase, with protein sequence MIVVKVGGSAGIDYDAVCADLSARVQAGEKFILVHGGSGETNRVAEALGHPPRFVTSPSGYTSRFTDRQTLEIFEMVYCGKMNKGIVERLQRLGVNAVGLSGLDGRIFEGRHKDSVRAVENGKVKVLRGDHTGTVEKVNTGLLELLLNAGYLPVLTPPAASYEGVAINVDGDRAAAALAVALKADALLLLSNVPGLLRDYPDEASLIREIPANDVESYLEFAQDRMKKKVLGAAEAVAGGVGRVIFGDARAGQPVSAALAGAGTVVS encoded by the coding sequence ATGATCGTGGTGAAGGTCGGCGGAAGCGCCGGAATCGACTATGACGCGGTGTGCGCCGACCTGAGCGCCCGCGTGCAGGCCGGCGAAAAGTTCATTCTGGTACACGGCGGCAGCGGCGAGACGAACCGCGTGGCCGAGGCGCTGGGCCACCCGCCCCGCTTCGTGACCAGCCCCAGCGGCTACACCTCACGCTTTACCGACCGCCAGACGCTGGAAATCTTCGAGATGGTGTACTGCGGCAAGATGAACAAGGGCATCGTCGAGCGCCTGCAACGCCTGGGCGTGAACGCGGTGGGCCTGTCGGGCCTCGACGGCCGCATCTTCGAGGGCCGCCACAAGGATTCGGTGCGCGCCGTCGAGAACGGCAAGGTCAAGGTGCTGCGCGGCGACCACACCGGCACGGTCGAGAAGGTGAACACCGGCCTGCTGGAGCTGCTGCTGAACGCCGGCTACCTGCCGGTCCTGACGCCGCCCGCCGCGAGCTACGAGGGCGTGGCGATCAACGTGGACGGCGACCGCGCCGCCGCCGCGCTGGCCGTGGCCCTGAAGGCCGACGCCCTGCTGCTGCTGAGCAACGTGCCGGGCCTGCTGCGCGACTACCCCGACGAGGCGAGCCTGATCCGCGAGATTCCGGCCAATGATGTCGAGAGCTACCTGGAATTCGCCCAGGACCGCATGAAAAAGAAGGTGCTGGGCGCGGCCGAGGCGGTCGCGGGCGGCGTGGGGCGCGTGATCTTCGGAGACGCGCGGGCCGGGCAACCCGTGAGCGCCGCGCTCGCCGGGGCCGGCACGGTGGTGAGCTGA
- a CDS encoding ABC transporter substrate-binding protein — protein MKKFLITAALFAAGTAAAQKTQMEFWTISLAPLFNDEMNRLVAQFEKENPNVELKWVDVPANAMEQKLLAAVASGRPPAAVNLSSDMVVKLSEQGALSPMTLTDAQKKLYFANTLSTFTIDGKVVGVPWYWSPKVVAYNTDIFRKAGLDPNSPPRTIQTLMAAARQIKDKTGMYGFMPNINGINMLYLFQEAGLPVLDKSGAKAVFNSAQHVALVQQYVDLYKKGYIPEDTMRRGYTAATELYSAGKLGMLITGPQFILRVENDNKDVYAKTKVAPYPINIAGNVIHTGLMGFTVPKGVRDPAAAQKLALFLTNDVNQLAFSKVTKTTFPSTVKASTDKFFKQGGSDAVSQGRLVASTELKKAKDLTLVYPDASKLNKVFKDNIEAAMAGTKTVKAALDDIVKSWNASL, from the coding sequence ATGAAGAAGTTTCTCATCACTGCTGCCCTGTTCGCCGCTGGCACCGCCGCCGCCCAGAAGACCCAGATGGAGTTCTGGACCATCAGCCTCGCGCCGCTGTTTAACGACGAGATGAACCGGCTGGTCGCGCAGTTCGAGAAGGAGAACCCCAACGTCGAGCTGAAGTGGGTGGACGTGCCCGCCAACGCGATGGAGCAAAAACTCCTGGCCGCCGTCGCCTCGGGCCGCCCCCCCGCCGCCGTGAACCTGTCGTCGGACATGGTGGTCAAGCTCTCCGAGCAGGGCGCGCTCTCGCCCATGACCCTGACCGACGCGCAGAAGAAGCTGTACTTCGCCAACACCCTCTCGACCTTCACCATCGACGGCAAGGTCGTGGGCGTGCCGTGGTACTGGTCGCCCAAGGTGGTCGCGTACAACACCGATATCTTCAGGAAGGCGGGCCTGGACCCCAACAGCCCCCCGCGCACCATCCAGACGCTGATGGCCGCCGCCAGGCAGATCAAGGACAAGACCGGCATGTACGGCTTCATGCCGAACATCAACGGCATCAACATGCTCTACCTGTTCCAGGAAGCGGGGCTGCCGGTGCTCGACAAGTCGGGGGCCAAGGCCGTGTTCAACAGCGCGCAGCACGTCGCCCTCGTGCAGCAGTACGTGGACCTCTACAAGAAGGGCTACATCCCCGAGGACACCATGCGCCGGGGCTATACGGCCGCCACCGAGCTGTACTCGGCCGGCAAGCTGGGCATGCTCATCACGGGGCCGCAGTTCATCCTGCGCGTCGAGAACGACAACAAGGACGTCTATGCCAAGACGAAGGTCGCGCCCTATCCCATCAACATCGCGGGCAACGTCATCCACACCGGGCTGATGGGCTTCACCGTCCCCAAGGGCGTGCGTGACCCGGCCGCCGCCCAGAAGCTCGCGCTGTTCCTGACCAACGACGTGAACCAGCTCGCCTTCTCGAAGGTCACCAAGACGACCTTCCCCAGCACCGTGAAGGCCAGCACCGACAAGTTCTTCAAGCAGGGCGGCAGCGACGCCGTGAGCCAGGGCCGCCTGGTCGCCAGCACCGAACTGAAGAAGGCCAAGGACCTGACGCTGGTGTACCCCGACGCCAGCAAGCTGAACAAGGTCTTCAAGGACAACATCGAGGCCGCGATGGCCGGCACCAAGACGGTCAAGGCCGCGCTCGACGACATCGTGAAGTCCTGGAACGCGAGCCTGTAA
- a CDS encoding DinB family protein, with product MTEISRPQPGEYSAFHARYVALVPEDDLLAAMQAQETVTAAALRPYAATPDQTYAPGKWTVRQLLGHMTDVERVFGSRLLFVARGDPARLPGFEQDDWMRAADFGRYALPDLLAEFGAVRRSHLSLLRHLPPGDWTRRGTVGDHDFTVRALARMLLGHERAHLDVLRERYGPARPG from the coding sequence ATGACCGAGATCAGTCGCCCACAGCCCGGTGAGTACAGCGCCTTTCATGCGCGTTACGTGGCGCTGGTCCCCGAGGACGACCTGCTGGCGGCCATGCAGGCCCAGGAGACCGTGACGGCGGCGGCCCTGCGGCCTTACGCGGCCACGCCGGACCAGACCTACGCCCCCGGCAAGTGGACCGTGCGGCAACTGCTGGGGCACATGACCGACGTGGAGCGGGTGTTCGGGAGCCGCCTGCTGTTCGTCGCGCGCGGCGACCCCGCCCGGCTGCCCGGCTTCGAGCAGGACGACTGGATGCGCGCCGCCGACTTTGGACGATACGCCCTGCCGGACCTGCTGGCCGAATTCGGCGCGGTGCGGCGCTCGCACCTCTCGCTGCTGCGCCACCTGCCGCCCGGCGACTGGACCCGGCGGGGCACCGTGGGGGACCACGATTTCACGGTGCGGGCACTGGCCCGGATGCTGCTGGGCCACGAGCGGGCGCATCTGGACGTGCTGCGTGAGAGATACGGTCCGGCGCGGCCCGGCTGA
- a CDS encoding transglycosylase domain-containing protein, with protein MIFFLRFLKFLTSLIIAAVVAGAGVAATYVTKWSRELPDYRQLDSLSLGAETKVFARDNSQLGNLIPRIGDQAISRTIVRLNEISPFMVAALISNEDRRFFEHYGLDPLGIGRQFQRLAQGEEVQGGSTLTNQLVKNTLLLDEYNQARTPDRKIKEWMLSLQVERSFTKSEILQDYLNVIYWGDGGPVELYGIYSAAQAYFRTTPDKLTLAQSAYLTVLVPSAGRYFDYKAVRPYMKAVLNHMVEDKWITQAQADAAWKEKLQPRGWQVTYDAGGNVTGAKLVDRRAKELQAATATRAPHFMGQVEQELVKRFGRERVYGTGGLRVYTTLDPKVQAAVETASREARYGYFIGDGQGLPYGTTLAAVVIDPYTADVLGMVGQKLNGNQPPPDWNNAAQGQRQIGSTIKPLLYNTALSQGAEQSLREPDRPISLPCEGCKGGVYEPQNYEGKTSYRDMTIREALDRSLNLVTVRLAQRVGLNNFFAKLRSLDIPPNDGTGYAAALGAVETTPVKMAAAYAPFVNGGLYHAPRYITRVTDARGEVLYDVSNETTKPNRIWTPQYAWTGLDMIRGVVNDLTERQGGLAGRAKFGDWPVAGKTGTSNGPKDFWFVGTTPLYTGAVWVGKQQGGYMPTTYYSGYVNAPIWRRMMQLAHQGKTVTQFQQPPGITYTAAPDPGYLPNVQLASVLPAYRSGTVADAPEEIRQAPVYRETTFAAGSEDPRTKLVSIDRTTGLIATEFTPPQNIVQRRVEIEQLPGYAPDANPAPLRDETPDPDALKLVRTQASTPAPPAGTQTAPAKSPASSTP; from the coding sequence TTGATCTTTTTCCTGCGTTTCCTCAAATTCCTGACCTCGCTGATCATCGCGGCCGTGGTGGCCGGCGCGGGGGTGGCGGCGACCTACGTGACCAAGTGGTCGCGGGAACTGCCCGACTACCGCCAACTCGACAGCCTCTCGCTGGGCGCGGAGACCAAGGTCTTCGCCCGCGACAACTCGCAGCTCGGCAACCTGATTCCGCGCATCGGGGATCAGGCGATCAGCCGCACCATCGTTCGGCTCAACGAGATCAGCCCCTTCATGGTGGCGGCGCTGATCAGCAACGAGGACCGGCGCTTTTTCGAGCACTACGGCCTCGACCCCCTGGGCATCGGGCGGCAGTTCCAGCGGCTCGCCCAGGGCGAGGAGGTGCAGGGGGGCTCGACCCTCACCAACCAGCTCGTCAAGAACACGCTGCTACTCGACGAGTACAACCAGGCCCGCACCCCCGACCGCAAGATCAAGGAGTGGATGCTCAGCCTCCAGGTTGAGCGCAGCTTCACCAAGTCCGAGATCCTCCAGGACTACCTCAACGTCATCTACTGGGGCGACGGCGGCCCGGTCGAGCTGTACGGCATCTATTCGGCGGCCCAGGCCTATTTCCGGACCACGCCCGACAAGCTGACCCTGGCGCAGAGCGCCTACCTGACCGTGCTGGTGCCCAGTGCGGGCCGCTACTTCGACTACAAGGCGGTGCGGCCCTACATGAAGGCCGTGCTGAACCACATGGTCGAGGACAAGTGGATCACCCAGGCCCAGGCCGACGCCGCCTGGAAGGAAAAACTCCAGCCGCGCGGCTGGCAGGTCACCTACGACGCTGGGGGCAACGTGACGGGCGCCAAGCTGGTCGATCGCCGCGCCAAGGAGCTTCAGGCGGCGACCGCCACCCGCGCGCCGCACTTCATGGGGCAGGTCGAGCAGGAACTCGTCAAGCGCTTCGGGCGTGAGCGGGTGTACGGCACGGGCGGGCTGCGGGTCTACACCACCCTGGACCCCAAGGTGCAGGCGGCGGTCGAGACGGCCAGCCGCGAAGCCCGCTACGGCTACTTCATCGGCGACGGCCAGGGTCTGCCCTACGGCACGACGCTCGCGGCCGTGGTCATCGATCCCTACACCGCCGACGTGCTGGGCATGGTCGGCCAGAAGCTCAACGGCAACCAGCCGCCGCCCGACTGGAACAACGCCGCTCAGGGCCAGCGCCAGATCGGCTCGACCATCAAGCCGCTGCTGTACAACACCGCGCTCTCGCAGGGCGCCGAGCAGAGCCTGCGCGAACCCGACCGGCCCATCAGCCTGCCGTGCGAGGGCTGTAAGGGCGGCGTCTACGAGCCCCAGAACTACGAGGGCAAGACCTCCTACCGCGACATGACGATCCGCGAGGCGCTCGACCGCTCGCTGAACCTCGTGACCGTGCGCCTCGCGCAGCGCGTCGGCCTGAACAACTTCTTCGCCAAGCTGCGCTCGCTGGACATTCCGCCCAACGACGGGACCGGCTACGCGGCGGCGCTGGGCGCGGTCGAGACCACCCCGGTCAAGATGGCGGCGGCCTACGCGCCCTTCGTGAACGGCGGGCTGTACCACGCGCCGCGCTACATCACCCGCGTGACCGACGCGCGCGGCGAGGTGCTGTACGACGTGAGCAACGAGACCACCAAGCCCAACCGCATCTGGACGCCGCAGTACGCCTGGACCGGCCTGGACATGATCCGGGGCGTGGTGAACGACCTGACCGAGCGCCAGGGCGGGCTGGCGGGGCGCGCCAAGTTCGGCGACTGGCCGGTGGCCGGCAAGACCGGGACCAGCAACGGCCCCAAGGACTTCTGGTTCGTGGGTACCACCCCGCTCTACACGGGCGCCGTGTGGGTCGGCAAGCAGCAGGGCGGCTACATGCCGACCACCTACTACTCGGGCTACGTGAACGCGCCCATCTGGCGGCGCATGATGCAGCTCGCACACCAGGGCAAGACCGTCACGCAGTTCCAGCAGCCCCCCGGCATCACCTATACGGCCGCGCCGGACCCCGGCTACCTGCCGAACGTGCAGCTGGCGAGCGTGCTGCCCGCCTACCGCTCGGGCACGGTCGCCGACGCCCCCGAGGAGATCCGGCAGGCCCCCGTGTACCGCGAGACCACCTTCGCGGCCGGAAGCGAGGACCCGCGCACCAAGCTCGTGAGCATCGACCGCACGACCGGCCTGATCGCCACCGAGTTCACGCCGCCCCAGAACATCGTGCAGCGCCGCGTGGAGATCGAGCAGTTGCCCGGCTACGCGCCCGACGCCAACCCGGCCCCCCTGCGCGACGAGACGCCCGATCCCGACGCCCTGAAGCTGGTGCGCACCCAGGCCAGTACCCCGGCCCCGCCTGCCGGCACGCAGACGGCCCCGGCGAAGTCCCCGGCTTCCTCCACTCCCTGA
- a CDS encoding response regulator has translation MAYTILVADDEPAIRTMLEVILAADGHEIITVQDGKAALEYLQTHTPDAMLLDVRMPHMDGFEICSRVKRIKRLRSAPVLLLTAMDDEQTRDHARLVGADDVVHKPVSGKLLRGRVNQLIESRRSSPVT, from the coding sequence ATGGCGTACACGATCCTCGTCGCAGACGATGAACCGGCGATCCGGACCATGCTGGAAGTCATCCTGGCGGCCGACGGACACGAGATCATCACGGTTCAGGACGGCAAGGCGGCCCTGGAATACCTTCAGACCCACACCCCCGACGCGATGCTGCTCGACGTGCGGATGCCCCACATGGACGGTTTCGAGATCTGCTCGCGCGTCAAGCGCATCAAGCGGCTGCGTAGCGCGCCCGTGCTGCTCCTGACCGCCATGGACGACGAACAGACCCGCGACCACGCGCGGCTCGTGGGGGCCGACGACGTGGTCCACAAGCCGGTATCGGGCAAGCTGCTGCGCGGCCGGGTCAACCAGCTCATCGAGAGCCGCCGCAGCTCGCCCGTGACCTGA
- a CDS encoding S1 RNA-binding domain-containing protein encodes MVQLDSGAVAEGRVTRVTDFGAFVQFENGETGLVHISQIAHSFVRNIHDHVREGENVEVKVLGRDERGRLDLSIKELLEEPEEIPRPRAIGRQSPQFEAKLRSFMRDAKERGPGAGGGKKPAGGGKRKK; translated from the coding sequence TTGGTGCAGCTTGATTCGGGCGCGGTCGCGGAGGGCCGCGTGACGCGGGTGACCGACTTCGGCGCGTTCGTACAGTTTGAGAACGGCGAAACGGGCCTCGTCCACATCTCGCAGATCGCCCACTCGTTCGTCCGGAACATTCACGACCATGTGCGTGAGGGCGAGAATGTCGAAGTCAAGGTGCTGGGCCGCGACGAGCGGGGCCGCCTCGACCTCTCGATCAAGGAACTCCTCGAAGAACCCGAGGAAATTCCCCGGCCGCGCGCCATCGGCCGGCAAAGCCCCCAGTTCGAGGCCAAGTTGCGCTCGTTCATGCGCGACGCCAAGGAGCGTGGCCCGGGTGCGGGCGGCGGCAAGAAGCCGGCCGGCGGCGGTAAGCGCAAGAAATAA
- a CDS encoding S1C family serine protease, with the protein MKRNLSLLALSGALALGGFVGYGINERGAAQTAQTQAAQTQSAQTQGQMVQTLAQNAPATSATYDNGRARTQSEANTVDVVKARQNGLVYISVTEKASGGAQAQLRDQLERQFGFGLPDGLGDGQDGGAQGQQATGTGSGFFVNAQGDIITNNHVVEGASDITIRLHGSKQTYKAKVVARAPDYDLALIRAEGLPSGAIQPMPLGNSDQLDVGLKAVAMGAPFNLDFSVSEGIISSLERTVPVGTKGVSQKVIQTDAAINPGNSGGPLLDSAGQVIGVNTQILTGGAGQSAGVGFAIPVNTVKTLLPKLQAGKGGVLQTPSLGIQFTDLSGLTSEQRAQAKLPATGALVQEVLPNSPAAAAGLRGGTSDGTGLALGGGTGTAGRGTSRGQAQNDVLKTNGDIITAIDGQPVTEGGDLQRAILGKQVGDSVRLTVQRAGQTREVTVNLKAFAFPNASTAQDDGQ; encoded by the coding sequence ATGAAGAGGAACCTCTCCCTGCTGGCCCTGAGCGGCGCGCTCGCCCTCGGCGGTTTCGTCGGCTACGGCATCAACGAACGCGGCGCGGCTCAGACGGCCCAGACCCAGGCCGCCCAGACCCAGTCGGCCCAGACGCAGGGCCAGATGGTCCAGACGCTCGCGCAGAATGCTCCGGCCACCTCCGCGACCTACGACAATGGCCGCGCGCGTACCCAGTCCGAGGCGAACACAGTGGACGTGGTCAAGGCCCGCCAGAACGGTCTGGTCTACATCAGCGTGACCGAGAAGGCGAGCGGCGGCGCGCAGGCGCAGCTCCGCGACCAGCTCGAACGCCAGTTCGGCTTCGGGCTGCCCGACGGTCTGGGCGACGGGCAGGACGGCGGCGCGCAGGGCCAGCAGGCGACCGGCACGGGCAGCGGCTTTTTCGTGAACGCGCAGGGCGACATCATCACCAACAACCACGTGGTCGAGGGGGCCAGCGACATCACCATCCGCCTGCACGGCAGCAAGCAGACCTACAAGGCCAAGGTCGTGGCGCGCGCCCCCGACTACGACCTCGCGCTCATCCGGGCCGAGGGCCTGCCCTCCGGGGCCATCCAGCCCATGCCGCTGGGCAACAGCGACCAGCTCGACGTGGGCCTGAAGGCCGTGGCGATGGGCGCGCCCTTCAATCTCGACTTCAGCGTGTCCGAGGGGATCATCAGCAGCCTGGAGCGGACGGTGCCGGTGGGAACCAAGGGCGTGAGCCAGAAGGTCATCCAGACCGACGCGGCCATCAACCCCGGCAACAGCGGCGGCCCGCTGCTCGACAGCGCCGGGCAGGTGATCGGCGTGAACACCCAGATCCTGACCGGCGGCGCGGGCCAGAGTGCGGGCGTGGGCTTCGCCATTCCCGTGAATACGGTCAAGACCCTGCTGCCCAAGTTGCAGGCGGGCAAGGGCGGCGTGCTCCAGACCCCCAGTCTGGGTATCCAGTTCACCGACCTGAGCGGCCTGACGAGCGAGCAGCGCGCCCAGGCCAAGCTGCCCGCGACCGGCGCGCTCGTGCAGGAGGTGCTGCCGAACAGTCCGGCGGCGGCGGCGGGCCTGCGCGGCGGCACCAGCGACGGCACCGGCCTCGCGCTGGGCGGCGGGACAGGAACGGCGGGACGGGGCACGTCCCGGGGCCAGGCCCAGAACGACGTGCTGAAGACCAACGGCGACATCATCACGGCCATCGACGGTCAGCCCGTGACCGAGGGCGGGGACCTGCAACGCGCCATCCTGGGCAAGCAGGTCGGCGACAGCGTGCGCCTGACCGTCCAGCGGGCCGGCCAGACCCGCGAGGTCACGGTGAATCTCAAGGCCTTCGCCTTCCCGAACGCGAGCACGGCGCAGGACGACGGTCAGTAA
- the nagZ gene encoding beta-N-acetylhexosaminidase, producing MTTTEFGPLPAPGALTMVDIPGPVLDAGTAEHLRRYGVGAVCLFGKNVQSPEQLRTLCADLRAVLGEHALIALDHEGGAILRPHFWPFVPSAMGLGAADDPALTEEMNAVLARQLRAVGINWNFAPVLDVNVNPANPVIGERAYGADPEKVTRQGRAALAGHAREGVAACVKHFPGHGDTFQDSHLTLPRVDKARAALDAGELAPFRALLGVTPAMMTAHIVYPALDPEHPATLSRPILTGLLRDEWGYGGVIVTDSMGMQAIDANYGRGEAGVLALRAGADLVMALGQRAAQEETLEAIAAALRAGELPDAGVKAGRLRALAEGYPSRDLPLPDLAADRPAVIEGWARGLTGWRHPVAPPPGSRIRLVAHRTPVRENVSEAGADAETLARDLGTVYTVDLHPFDAPEELDWAALAGGDVPVVLATTFRHRQPALRGARPDLHLALYNPYAVLDVDAPAVLAYGFRPEARAALLGWLRGERGLPGTLPFDS from the coding sequence GTGACCACAACTGAATTCGGACCGCTTCCCGCCCCCGGCGCGCTGACGATGGTGGACATCCCCGGTCCGGTGCTGGACGCCGGGACGGCCGAGCATCTGCGGCGCTACGGCGTGGGCGCGGTGTGCCTGTTCGGCAAGAACGTGCAGTCGCCCGAGCAACTGCGGACCCTGTGCGCCGACCTGCGCGCGGTGCTGGGCGAACACGCCCTGATCGCCCTGGACCACGAGGGCGGGGCCATCCTGCGCCCGCACTTTTGGCCCTTCGTGCCGAGCGCCATGGGCCTGGGCGCGGCCGACGACCCCGCCCTGACCGAGGAGATGAATGCCGTCCTGGCGCGGCAACTGCGCGCCGTGGGAATCAACTGGAATTTCGCCCCGGTGCTCGACGTGAACGTGAACCCCGCCAACCCGGTCATCGGGGAGCGGGCCTACGGCGCCGACCCGGAGAAGGTCACGCGGCAGGGACGCGCGGCGCTCGCCGGGCACGCGCGCGAGGGGGTCGCGGCCTGCGTCAAGCACTTTCCGGGGCACGGCGATACCTTTCAGGACAGTCACCTGACCCTGCCGCGCGTGGACAAGGCGCGCGCCGCGCTGGACGCGGGCGAGCTGGCCCCCTTCCGCGCCCTGCTGGGCGTGACCCCGGCGATGATGACCGCCCATATCGTCTACCCCGCGCTGGACCCGGAACACCCGGCGACCCTCTCGCGGCCCATCCTGACGGGGCTGCTGCGGGACGAGTGGGGCTACGGCGGCGTGATCGTCACCGACAGCATGGGCATGCAGGCCATCGACGCCAACTACGGCCGGGGCGAGGCGGGCGTGCTGGCCCTGCGCGCCGGGGCCGATCTGGTCATGGCCCTGGGACAGCGCGCGGCGCAGGAAGAAACCCTGGAGGCCATCGCCGCCGCGCTGCGGGCAGGCGAGCTGCCGGACGCCGGGGTCAAGGCCGGGCGGCTGCGCGCGCTGGCCGAGGGGTACCCGTCGCGGGACCTGCCCCTCCCCGACCTCGCGGCCGACCGCCCCGCCGTCATAGAGGGCTGGGCACGCGGCCTAACCGGCTGGCGTCATCCAGTGGCCCCGCCCCCCGGCTCGCGCATCCGGCTGGTGGCCCACCGCACCCCCGTGCGTGAGAACGTCAGCGAGGCGGGGGCCGACGCAGAGACGCTGGCCCGCGACCTGGGCACCGTCTATACGGTGGACCTGCACCCCTTCGACGCGCCGGAGGAACTCGACTGGGCGGCCCTGGCGGGGGGTGACGTGCCGGTCGTCCTGGCGACCACCTTCCGGCACCGGCAGCCGGCGCTGCGCGGCGCGCGGCCCGATCTGCACCTCGCGCTGTACAACCCCTATGCCGTGCTGGACGTGGACGCCCCGGCCGTACTGGCCTACGGCTTCCGGCCCGAGGCCCGTGCGGCGCTGCTGGGCTGGCTGCGCGGCGAGCGGGGACTGCCGGGGACCCTGCCCTTCGATTCCTGA